One genomic region from Sphingobacterium multivorum encodes:
- the atpA gene encoding F0F1 ATP synthase subunit alpha, which translates to MIEVRPDEVSAILREQLSGFKSEAELEEVGTVLAVGDGIARIYGLTKVQSGELVEFDNGLQGIVLNLEEDNVGVVLLGPSDEIKEGDTIKRTNRIASIKVGEGLLGRVVNTLGQPIDGKGPIPGDLYEMPIERKAPGVIYRQPVTEPLQTGIKAIDAMIPVGRGQRELVIGDRQTGKTAVCIDTILNQKEFYDAGEPVFCIYVAVGQKNSTVANIVRTLEERGAMAYTVVVAASAADPAPLQFYAPMSGAAIGEFFRDTGRPALIVYDDLSKQAVAYREVSLLLRRPPGREAYPGDVFYLHSRLLERAAKINSSDDIARNMNDLPESIKHLVKGGGSLTALPIIETQAGDVSAYIPTNVISITDGQIFLESNLFNAGIRPAINVGISVSRVGGNAQIKPMKKVSGTLKLDQAQYRELEAFAKFGSDLDAATKSVLDKGVRNVEILKQGQYSPVSVEKQVAIIYIGTKGLLRNVPVNKVREFEEEFLTHLEQRHPEVLSAFKANKFSDELTAVLETVAKDLASKY; encoded by the coding sequence ATGATAGAGGTAAGACCAGATGAAGTTTCGGCAATTCTAAGAGAGCAATTGTCGGGCTTTAAATCAGAAGCCGAACTAGAGGAAGTGGGTACCGTACTTGCTGTAGGTGACGGTATTGCTCGTATTTACGGCTTAACTAAAGTTCAGTCCGGTGAGTTGGTTGAATTTGATAACGGATTACAAGGTATTGTATTAAACTTAGAAGAAGACAACGTTGGTGTTGTACTTTTAGGTCCTTCTGATGAGATCAAAGAAGGAGATACCATTAAACGTACCAACCGTATTGCATCCATCAAAGTTGGTGAAGGCTTGTTGGGACGTGTTGTAAACACTTTAGGTCAACCAATCGATGGTAAAGGCCCTATTCCAGGTGATTTGTATGAAATGCCGATCGAGCGTAAAGCTCCTGGTGTTATCTACCGTCAGCCGGTAACTGAACCATTACAAACAGGTATCAAAGCGATCGATGCGATGATTCCAGTAGGTCGTGGTCAACGTGAGTTGGTTATTGGTGACCGTCAAACAGGTAAAACAGCTGTTTGTATCGATACAATCTTGAACCAAAAAGAATTCTATGATGCAGGAGAACCTGTATTTTGTATCTACGTTGCCGTAGGTCAAAAGAATTCTACAGTTGCGAATATCGTGCGTACATTGGAGGAAAGAGGTGCTATGGCTTATACAGTAGTTGTGGCTGCATCTGCTGCTGATCCAGCTCCACTTCAGTTCTATGCACCAATGTCAGGTGCTGCTATCGGCGAGTTTTTCCGTGATACAGGCCGTCCAGCACTGATCGTTTATGATGATTTGTCTAAACAAGCTGTAGCTTACCGTGAGGTTTCTTTATTGTTACGTCGTCCACCGGGCCGCGAAGCATATCCAGGTGACGTATTTTATCTACACAGCCGTTTGTTGGAGCGTGCAGCGAAAATCAACTCTTCAGATGATATCGCACGCAATATGAACGATCTCCCTGAGTCGATCAAACACTTGGTGAAAGGTGGTGGTTCATTAACCGCGCTTCCGATCATCGAAACTCAAGCTGGTGACGTTTCTGCATATATCCCAACGAACGTAATTTCAATTACAGATGGTCAGATCTTCTTGGAGTCTAACTTGTTTAACGCGGGTATTCGTCCAGCGATCAACGTAGGTATCTCTGTATCTCGTGTAGGTGGTAATGCGCAGATCAAACCGATGAAAAAAGTATCTGGTACATTAAAGTTAGATCAAGCTCAGTACCGTGAATTGGAAGCTTTTGCGAAATTCGGTTCTGATCTAGATGCTGCTACTAAATCTGTCTTGGATAAAGGTGTTCGTAACGTTGAGATCTTGAAACAAGGTCAATATTCTCCGGTTTCTGTAGAGAAACAAGTTGCGATTATTTATATCGGAACAAAAGGTTTATTGCGCAATGTTCCTGTAAATAAGGTGAGAGAATTTGAAGAAGAATTCTTAACACATTTGGAACAACGTCATCCAGAAGTATTGTCAGCTTTTAAAGCTAATAAGTTCTCCGATGAATTAACTGCAGTGTTAGAAACAGTAGCTAAGGATTTAGCATCAAAATATTAA
- the atpH gene encoding ATP synthase F1 subunit delta, with the protein MSVFKVASRYAKSLIDLASEQGSLETIKADMDSFAAVLKSSTELQAVFANPIVPLDKKKNILDALFKDKINPNILAFFKIMINKGRGEIVYATAQEFIREYNEVKGIVKATVTSAAPLSEANLAAMKDVLAKETNAQVILINKVDHSLIGGFVVNIGDRQIDASIAGKLNKLERYLNQNN; encoded by the coding sequence ATGTCAGTATTTAAAGTAGCATCAAGATACGCTAAGTCATTAATTGACTTGGCTAGCGAGCAAGGCTCACTGGAAACAATCAAAGCGGATATGGATTCATTCGCAGCTGTTTTAAAATCCAGTACAGAATTGCAAGCTGTTTTTGCCAATCCTATTGTTCCTTTGGACAAGAAGAAAAACATATTGGATGCGCTATTTAAAGATAAGATCAATCCAAATATCTTAGCATTCTTTAAGATCATGATCAACAAAGGTCGTGGCGAGATTGTATATGCCACTGCTCAAGAATTTATTCGTGAGTATAACGAGGTAAAAGGAATTGTCAAAGCTACAGTTACATCTGCAGCACCGCTTTCTGAAGCTAATTTGGCAGCGATGAAAGATGTACTTGCGAAAGAAACCAACGCTCAAGTGATATTGATCAATAAAGTTGATCATAGTTTGATCGGTGGATTTGTAGTCAATATCGGTGATCGCCAAATTGATGCAAGTATTGCTGGTAAGTTGAATAAATTGGAAAGATATTTGAATCAGAATAACTAG
- a CDS encoding F0F1 ATP synthase subunit B, whose translation MDKLIHSFSYGLFFWMVIVLVVIIFLLGKFAWKPIVDALDEREKGIASALEAAEKAKLEMARLTNENEQLLKEARAERDVILKEAKELKDKIVAEAKTQAQAEGAKLIAQAKIEINEQKNKALAEVKSQVSSLSLDIARKVLNKEFEDQGKQEALVADLLNDVKLN comes from the coding sequence ATGGATAAATTAATACATTCGTTTTCGTACGGTTTGTTTTTTTGGATGGTCATCGTCCTTGTGGTTATTATCTTTTTATTAGGTAAATTCGCATGGAAACCAATTGTTGATGCCCTAGACGAACGTGAAAAAGGTATTGCAAGTGCTTTGGAGGCTGCTGAAAAAGCTAAATTAGAAATGGCTCGTTTAACAAATGAAAACGAACAATTACTAAAAGAAGCTCGCGCAGAACGCGATGTTATCCTTAAGGAAGCAAAAGAACTTAAAGATAAGATTGTAGCTGAGGCAAAAACTCAGGCACAGGCTGAAGGCGCAAAATTGATTGCACAAGCAAAAATCGAGATCAACGAACAAAAGAACAAAGCTTTGGCTGAGGTTAAGTCTCAAGTTTCTTCTTTGTCTTTGGATATTGCTCGTAAAGTGTTAAACAAAGAATTTGAGGACCAAGGAAAGCAAGAAGCTCTAGTAGCAGATTTGCTTAATGACGTTAAATTGAACTAA
- the atpE gene encoding ATP synthase F0 subunit C produces MYNLIGAGLIVIGAGLGLGKIGGSAMEAIARQPEAASKIQTAMIIIGALLEGLAFGALLLGK; encoded by the coding sequence ATGTACAATTTAATTGGAGCCGGTTTAATCGTTATCGGTGCAGGTTTAGGTTTAGGTAAAATTGGTGGTTCTGCAATGGAAGCTATCGCTCGTCAACCAGAAGCAGCATCTAAAATCCAAACTGCAATGATTATCATTGGTGCCTTACTTGAAGGTTTAGCATTCGGTGCTTTATTATTAGGTAAATAG
- the atpB gene encoding F0F1 ATP synthase subunit A, whose translation MSLKRTLQFLAVILFAVAPFLTKANEDAHGEKSQAEEINSHIEHHLQDDYYFSFFSDEETGKHYGFSLPVILIDNGLKVFMASAFDHGNKVAEVDGQYYALYHGKIYKTDATGNLIGHEYRKNADGSYIMTINEDGKEEKKEFETSYVIGSHELHEAVDFHPSVAIPLDFSITKSVVGLFLAAFLMFWAFISLAKTYKKGANNLPKGVGRVLEPLVIYVRDEMAIPNIGHRYKEFMPYLLSVFFLIWILNLVGLTPLGFNVTGNITVTLCLALFTFLIVNIKANANYWKHIFWMPGVPVPFKFVLAPIEVLGLFTKPFSLMVRLFANITAGHTVVMGLIAIVYLLQHQLTVVGSIGVSMFLTIFLMVIELLVAFLQAFIFTMLSSLFIGMAVEEHHDH comes from the coding sequence GTGAGTCTTAAAAGAACACTTCAATTTTTAGCAGTTATTCTGTTTGCAGTTGCGCCATTTTTAACAAAGGCGAATGAGGATGCACACGGAGAAAAATCGCAGGCTGAGGAAATCAATAGCCATATTGAGCATCACTTACAAGATGATTATTATTTTAGCTTCTTTTCGGATGAAGAGACAGGTAAACATTATGGTTTTTCATTGCCTGTTATTTTGATCGATAATGGCTTGAAAGTTTTTATGGCTTCGGCATTCGACCACGGTAATAAAGTTGCTGAGGTTGATGGTCAGTATTATGCATTATACCACGGGAAAATTTATAAGACTGATGCTACAGGTAATTTGATTGGTCATGAGTATCGTAAAAATGCTGATGGTAGTTATATTATGACGATAAATGAAGATGGGAAAGAAGAGAAAAAGGAATTTGAAACTTCTTATGTGATTGGTTCTCATGAGCTTCATGAAGCTGTCGATTTCCATCCATCTGTAGCGATACCTTTAGATTTCTCGATCACTAAGAGTGTTGTCGGTTTGTTTTTGGCTGCATTTTTAATGTTTTGGGCATTTATTAGCTTGGCTAAAACCTATAAAAAAGGTGCTAATAATTTGCCTAAGGGCGTTGGGCGTGTGTTGGAGCCTTTGGTTATCTATGTGCGTGATGAGATGGCTATTCCAAACATTGGCCATCGTTACAAGGAATTCATGCCTTATTTATTGTCTGTATTCTTTTTGATCTGGATTTTAAACTTGGTTGGTTTGACGCCACTAGGGTTTAACGTTACAGGAAACATTACAGTAACTTTATGTTTGGCACTTTTTACATTCTTAATTGTAAATATCAAAGCAAACGCAAACTACTGGAAGCATATTTTTTGGATGCCAGGCGTTCCGGTTCCATTTAAATTTGTTTTAGCACCAATTGAGGTATTGGGATTGTTTACAAAACCATTCTCTTTGATGGTACGTTTGTTTGCAAATATTACAGCTGGTCACACTGTCGTAATGGGACTGATTGCAATTGTTTATTTATTGCAACACCAATTGACAGTAGTGGGTAGTATCGGTGTTTCCATGTTCTTGACAATCTTCTTGATGGTTATCGAACTATTGGTGGCATTTTTACAAGCATTTATTTTTACGATGTTGTCATCCTTATTTATCGGTATGGCTGTTGAAGAACATCACGATCATTAA
- a CDS encoding AtpZ/AtpI family protein, protein MEDKKDPNKWLVLTTISTQMVFTIYVFYLLGDWLDGKFHAENQLWMKICTLGGIGISLYQVIRQVNRLNDR, encoded by the coding sequence ATGGAAGACAAGAAAGATCCTAACAAGTGGCTTGTGCTGACGACTATTTCAACCCAGATGGTTTTTACCATTTACGTATTTTATTTATTAGGGGATTGGCTGGACGGTAAGTTTCATGCGGAGAACCAACTATGGATGAAGATCTGTACCCTTGGCGGGATTGGAATTTCTCTATATCAAGTCATTAGACAAGTGAATCGATTAAACGATAGATGA
- a CDS encoding helix-turn-helix domain-containing protein, whose amino-acid sequence MSNFQVDRENTAFMQAVAFVNQTNQNVFITGKAGTGKTTFLKYIREHSYKKMAITAPTGVAAMNAGGTTLHSLFWLPFGTFIEDYELRWDEQDSHIYNKSRLFSTIKLTKQRRAILQELELLVIDEVSMVRADTLDAINVILQSVRRDMRPFGGLQVLFIGDLYQLPPVVKDAEWNVLRDHYSSVFFFNAKVLRDNPLVMLELNKIYRQQDEGFISILNAIRNNQCTSDMLTTLNSYYQQDFVPNEEEQYITLTSHNRNADEINGAKLASLSGKMLNLKAVVKDDFAQGSYPAEETLSLKIGAQVMFIRNDSGDERKYYNGKIGTVKDIDTVQGTVTVTFPDGSESVTVKRETWENIRYNYDKGQDQIKEEILGTFSQFPLRLAWAITIHKSQGLTFQKAIIDAGTSFAAGQVYVALSRLTSLDGLVLKSIIPSYAIRTDYQVVEFAQRAQGQADVNEILEQCQRNYLGQILMHGFRWDGLLAETSELLKSLEERNIDGKEQAVLFFQQLVKHLQTQEKVAHKFIVVLYDLLRDKNAIDYDVICERSTAAVNWFLPKMDVDLIEALTKHIEEYQLRKRTKKYIDELKALLLDYKRKREQLQHCLLIADTLSKREDFQTAMLDVAASVKTKEKDELAAQSADEEGPKKLDTKEISLEMFKDGMSIADIAVKRGMVAGTIYGHLINFVGTEVEATELIEQEKLDRILGVIRANPDKSSSELKMLLGVDIDYPDIKIGQKVLGL is encoded by the coding sequence ATGTCAAACTTTCAAGTCGATCGGGAAAATACTGCATTTATGCAGGCTGTTGCTTTTGTTAACCAAACGAACCAGAACGTATTTATTACAGGAAAGGCGGGTACAGGAAAAACGACGTTCTTGAAGTATATCCGTGAGCATAGCTACAAAAAGATGGCTATTACGGCACCTACGGGCGTTGCGGCAATGAATGCGGGCGGAACAACTTTACATTCTTTATTTTGGCTTCCTTTTGGGACTTTTATTGAAGATTATGAGTTACGCTGGGACGAACAGGATAGTCATATCTACAATAAATCACGTTTATTCAGCACGATTAAACTGACCAAGCAACGCAGGGCCATTTTACAGGAACTTGAGCTTTTGGTGATTGATGAGGTTTCGATGGTCCGTGCAGATACATTGGATGCGATTAATGTGATCCTGCAATCTGTTCGTCGCGATATGCGGCCTTTTGGTGGGTTGCAGGTGCTGTTCATTGGTGATTTGTACCAGTTGCCGCCAGTTGTGAAAGATGCTGAATGGAATGTTTTACGGGATCATTATTCTTCTGTTTTCTTTTTTAATGCTAAAGTATTGAGGGATAATCCGCTGGTGATGTTAGAGCTTAATAAAATCTATCGTCAACAAGATGAAGGTTTTATTTCCATTTTGAATGCGATAAGAAATAATCAGTGTACAAGTGACATGCTCACGACCTTAAACAGTTACTATCAACAGGACTTTGTTCCAAATGAAGAGGAGCAGTATATTACATTGACCTCCCATAATCGAAATGCGGATGAAATAAATGGAGCCAAGCTGGCATCATTATCGGGTAAAATGTTAAATCTTAAAGCAGTTGTAAAGGACGATTTTGCGCAGGGCTCCTATCCTGCGGAAGAAACGTTGTCCTTAAAGATAGGGGCTCAGGTGATGTTTATTCGAAACGATTCCGGTGATGAACGTAAATATTACAATGGAAAGATCGGTACGGTAAAGGACATCGATACGGTACAGGGAACAGTAACGGTTACATTTCCTGATGGGTCGGAATCTGTAACGGTAAAAAGGGAGACCTGGGAGAATATTCGGTACAATTACGATAAGGGGCAAGATCAGATTAAGGAGGAGATATTGGGTACATTTTCGCAATTTCCACTTCGATTGGCTTGGGCTATCACTATCCATAAAAGTCAGGGGTTGACCTTTCAAAAAGCAATCATTGATGCTGGTACCTCTTTTGCCGCGGGGCAGGTCTACGTTGCATTGAGTCGTTTAACGAGTTTAGATGGGCTAGTCTTAAAATCCATTATCCCTTCTTACGCCATCCGTACCGATTACCAGGTTGTCGAATTTGCACAGCGTGCTCAGGGGCAGGCTGACGTCAATGAGATTTTAGAGCAATGTCAACGGAATTATCTTGGCCAGATTTTAATGCACGGTTTCCGTTGGGACGGACTATTGGCCGAGACTTCGGAGTTACTGAAATCACTGGAAGAGCGTAATATTGACGGAAAGGAACAAGCCGTATTATTTTTCCAACAATTGGTCAAGCACCTTCAGACCCAAGAGAAAGTTGCCCATAAGTTTATTGTTGTATTGTATGATTTGTTGCGGGATAAAAACGCGATCGATTATGACGTCATCTGTGAACGTTCTACTGCTGCGGTCAATTGGTTTTTACCGAAAATGGATGTAGATCTGATTGAGGCTTTAACCAAACATATTGAGGAGTACCAGTTACGAAAACGTACGAAGAAATATATTGACGAGTTAAAAGCACTATTGCTTGATTACAAGCGAAAACGCGAGCAGTTGCAACATTGTTTACTTATTGCTGATACGCTTTCAAAACGGGAAGATTTTCAAACAGCGATGCTCGATGTTGCTGCAAGTGTGAAGACCAAAGAAAAAGATGAATTGGCTGCGCAAAGTGCAGATGAAGAAGGACCGAAGAAGTTGGATACAAAGGAAATTTCCTTAGAAATGTTTAAGGATGGTATGAGCATTGCTGATATAGCGGTTAAGCGCGGGATGGTCGCTGGTACGATATATGGACATTTAATTAACTTTGTTGGTACGGAAGTGGAAGCAACAGAGTTGATCGAGCAGGAAAAGTTGGATCGTATTCTTGGTGTTATTCGTGCGAATCCGGATAAATCCTCTTCAGAACTTAAGATGCTTTTGGGCGTGGATATTGATTATCCGGATATTAAAATTGGACAAAAAGTTTTGGGATTGTAG
- a CDS encoding cupin domain-containing protein — MAIDKIALFEKVQEMLTSKGFRIDKSDAARPWGGFFVIDESQAQEFADEYFGGMDVQELRISGKLSPKILIVAPEKRLSWQYHHRRAEIWRVIQGNVGVMVSDTDEESVVSTLKEGETIRLRQGQRHRLIGLDGFGILAEIWQHTDANNPSDEDDIVRVQDDFGR; from the coding sequence ATGGCTATAGATAAAATCGCATTGTTTGAAAAAGTACAGGAAATGCTGACATCCAAAGGTTTTCGTATTGATAAATCAGATGCTGCACGCCCGTGGGGAGGATTTTTCGTGATCGACGAATCCCAAGCACAAGAATTTGCCGATGAATACTTCGGTGGAATGGATGTACAAGAATTAAGAATTTCAGGAAAACTAAGTCCAAAAATTTTAATTGTTGCACCAGAGAAAAGACTTTCATGGCAATATCACCACCGCCGTGCCGAAATCTGGCGTGTTATCCAAGGTAACGTTGGCGTTATGGTTTCTGATACAGATGAGGAATCGGTTGTTTCAACATTAAAAGAAGGCGAAACAATTAGATTACGCCAAGGGCAACGTCACCGTTTAATTGGATTGGATGGCTTCGGTATTTTAGCCGAGATCTGGCAACACACAGATGCCAACAACCCTTCGGATGAAGACGATATTGTTCGCGTACAAGATGATTTTGGCAGATAG
- a CDS encoding zinc finger domain-containing protein, producing the protein MSFEEKTSEIEQGLKCQGCGAILTYQPGTSYLACSYCGTRNEIADQLPEDGHIESTDYKVFGQAMEGLADERYSYLAEVVHCSNCGANSRLNPHITADLCAFCASPLVIDHQQKRIVKPHGLVPFSVDYRSAFGLLTQWAGKIWFAPNDFKRIFNSRNDRLKGVYVPFWSYDADIHSDYVGSRGEYYYVTRTRRNSDGETEEYEERRTNWYPASGSIYSQFKDIVISGSTSLPEKFSDKIGPWNLGYLKPFNEHYLSGFIAETFSVDHVKAAETARAIMDREIEREVEHDIGGDTQDIDSIDSDFKSIRLKYILLPVWLSAYQYKGKSYQIMVNAFNGKVYGQRPYSFWKIAFLVLAILIVLYLLSFME; encoded by the coding sequence ATGAGTTTTGAAGAAAAAACCTCCGAAATAGAGCAGGGGTTAAAATGTCAGGGCTGTGGTGCTATTTTGACTTATCAGCCCGGTACGTCCTATTTAGCGTGTTCCTATTGTGGAACCAGGAATGAAATAGCGGATCAGCTACCGGAAGATGGGCATATTGAATCTACAGATTATAAAGTTTTTGGACAAGCAATGGAGGGGCTCGCCGATGAGCGCTATAGCTATTTGGCTGAAGTTGTGCATTGTAGTAACTGTGGTGCAAACTCGCGTTTGAATCCACATATTACAGCCGATTTATGTGCATTTTGTGCATCACCTTTGGTGATTGATCATCAGCAAAAGCGTATAGTAAAACCACATGGCCTCGTCCCATTTTCCGTTGATTATAGAAGCGCTTTTGGGCTATTGACACAATGGGCCGGAAAGATATGGTTCGCTCCAAATGACTTTAAGCGAATTTTTAATTCCAGAAACGATCGTTTAAAAGGGGTCTATGTACCTTTTTGGTCTTATGATGCAGATATACATTCTGATTACGTAGGGTCACGTGGGGAGTATTATTATGTGACGCGTACAAGACGCAATTCGGATGGTGAGACTGAAGAATATGAAGAAAGACGCACAAATTGGTATCCGGCTTCAGGAAGTATCTATAGCCAATTTAAGGATATTGTTATATCGGGATCAACATCTCTTCCCGAAAAGTTTTCTGATAAAATTGGACCTTGGAATTTGGGTTACCTAAAACCTTTCAATGAGCACTATTTAAGTGGCTTTATCGCTGAAACTTTTAGTGTGGATCATGTAAAAGCGGCGGAGACTGCCCGGGCTATAATGGATCGGGAAATCGAACGTGAGGTTGAGCATGACATCGGTGGTGACACACAGGATATTGATTCTATTGATAGCGATTTTAAATCCATTCGATTGAAGTATATTCTTTTACCTGTGTGGTTATCTGCCTATCAGTATAAAGGAAAAAGTTATCAGATCATGGTCAATGCATTTAACGGTAAAGTTTATGGACAACGACCTTATAGCTTTTGGAAAATAGCTTTTTTGGTATTGGCGATCCTTATTGTTTTGTATCTATTGAGTTTTATGGAATAA
- a CDS encoding SPFH domain-containing protein, with protein MGLFDKIRNEFVDIIEWVDNSTDTIVWKFPRYQNEIKMGAQLTVREGQAAVFLNEGVVADVFQPGRYELTTQNMPIMTTLRGWKYGFNSPFKADVYFVNLRQFVNQKWGTKNPIMLRDPEFGPIRLRAFGNFSFQVKDVTVFMKQLVATTPVFTVEDITEQLRNIAVSRGMDAIAESKIPALDLASNYDEVSALIQQKIGVDFDELGLSLTKFLIENISFPEEVEKALDKRSSMGVVGNLGAYAQFQAANSMEKAAENPSSGGIVGAGFGAGLGAGMVGQMGNVFQQNSFDGNNPTGTGSAAAASSAGAVGPPPLPKAVAYYLAVKGKQEGPFDSEQLRALIKEGTMTLATLVWKEGLENWIEAEKVGELKDLFSQNPPPIPGV; from the coding sequence ATGGGATTATTTGATAAAATCAGGAATGAATTTGTCGATATTATCGAATGGGTCGATAATAGTACAGATACAATTGTATGGAAATTTCCCCGGTATCAGAATGAAATAAAGATGGGGGCGCAATTGACTGTGCGGGAAGGGCAGGCTGCGGTATTTTTGAATGAAGGCGTGGTTGCGGATGTCTTTCAGCCTGGTCGTTACGAACTGACGACCCAGAATATGCCGATCATGACAACCCTCAGAGGTTGGAAATATGGGTTCAATAGTCCATTCAAAGCCGATGTTTATTTTGTCAACCTTCGGCAATTTGTCAATCAGAAATGGGGAACTAAAAATCCGATTATGTTGCGGGATCCTGAATTTGGTCCTATTCGACTTCGGGCTTTCGGTAATTTCTCTTTTCAGGTGAAGGATGTTACTGTTTTTATGAAACAGCTTGTTGCGACGACGCCTGTATTTACAGTTGAAGATATCACAGAGCAGCTTCGAAACATTGCGGTATCGCGGGGGATGGACGCTATTGCTGAGTCGAAGATACCGGCCTTGGATCTTGCATCCAACTATGATGAAGTTTCGGCCTTGATACAGCAAAAAATTGGGGTTGATTTTGATGAGTTGGGTTTGAGCTTAACGAAGTTCTTAATTGAAAATATTTCATTCCCAGAAGAAGTCGAGAAAGCCCTTGATAAGCGGAGCAGTATGGGGGTCGTTGGTAATCTGGGGGCCTATGCCCAATTCCAAGCGGCAAATTCAATGGAGAAAGCTGCTGAGAATCCCAGTAGTGGCGGGATTGTAGGTGCTGGATTTGGTGCTGGGCTGGGAGCAGGAATGGTTGGTCAAATGGGTAATGTATTTCAGCAAAATAGTTTTGATGGGAATAATCCTACTGGTACGGGATCAGCTGCTGCGGCTTCGTCTGCAGGGGCCGTTGGACCGCCTCCATTGCCCAAAGCGGTCGCTTATTACCTGGCCGTTAAAGGTAAACAGGAAGGGCCCTTTGATTCGGAACAGCTGCGCGCTCTGATAAAAGAGGGGACGATGACACTTGCTACCTTGGTCTGGAAAGAGGGACTTGAAAACTGGATTGAGGCTGAAAAGGTAGGTGAATTAAAGGATCTGTTTTCGCAGAATCCGCCACCGATACCAGGAGTTTAG